A region from the Drosophila takahashii strain IR98-3 E-12201 chromosome 2L, DtakHiC1v2, whole genome shotgun sequence genome encodes:
- the LOC138913569 gene encoding cell adhesion molecule Dscam1-like produces the protein MNAFNKIGRSASSDIKIIKTKGMKPIAPTKQNFILLNVTSISLDLSSWLDGGCSITYFSIEYRFLGPTTEWIMVSNKIESNAWYTIGDLDSGASYNLRVTAHNNAGSTNESCHALRL, from the exons ATGAAcgcatttaataaaattggtAGAAGTGCTTCAAgtgatataaaaataataaaaaccaaag GCATGAAACCGATTGCTCCAACGAAACagaattttattcttttaaatGTAACATCAATTTCATTGGACTTATCTTCTTGGCTAGACGGTGGGTGCTCTATAACATACTTCAGCATAGAATATAGATTTCTTGGACCTACAACGGAATGGATAATGGTGTCTAACAAGATCGAGTCAAAT GCATGGTACACAATTGGCGATTTAGATTCAGGAGCTTCATACAACTTACGCGTTACGGCTCACAACAATGCTGGATCAACAAatgaa AGCTGCCACGCGTTGAGACTGTAA
- the LOC138914935 gene encoding uncharacterized protein yields MEESPEWQAQLRRWEEEMQQVWENPGYPPTPRYIPEPHTPSVEVAMEWAPSPPRWLPEIPPTPRYEKSPKWRPARPPTPRFEPTQQQQQPEPSQQQHPEPTHQQQPEMPPPSQLEPPQPQRSNLGEHHVRTDIPAVHVSHSSRTFVVEGVRWRQQTMTWTWPEGPAEDEAAAEEPRIWEEEEPRTRGIDDASTNSQGALNSADAKHRAGNTRVIEPRSSNGRRPKDPRQTRGIDDANTSSQGALDSADAQHRPRNTSVIEPRSSNGRSDEESR; encoded by the exons atGGAGGAGTCGCCGGAGTGGCAGGCCCAGTTGCGGAGGTGGGAGGAAGAGATGCAGCAAGTTTGGGAAAATCCAGGGTACCCGCCCACGCCGAGGTACATTCCCGAGCCCCACACCCCGTCGGTCGAAGTGGCAATGGAATGGGCACCATCGCCGCCGCGGTGGCTGCCTGAGATCCCGCCAACGCCGCGGTACGAGAAGTCACCCAAGTGGAGGCCCGCACGACCACCCACGCCTCGTTTTGAAccgacgcagcagcagcagcagcccgaGCCGTCGCAGCAACAGCACCCCGAACCaacgcatcagcagcagccCGAGATGCCGCCGCCGTCACAGCTCGAGCCACCACAACCACAACGGTCGAATCTGGGGGAGCACCACGTCCGCACGGACATCCCAGCAGTGCACGTGAGCCATAGCTCGCGAACATTTGTGGTCGAGGGTGTGCGCTGGCGGCAGCAAACCATGACGTGGACGTGGCCAGAGGGACCCGCGGAGGACGAAGCCGCAGCCGAGGAACCGCGGAtttgggaggaggaggagccacgC ACCCGAGGCATCGACGACGCCAGCACCAACAGCCAAGGAGCCCTGAACTCCGCCGACGCCAAGCACCGGGCCGGGAACACCCGCGTCATCGAGCCCAGGAGCAGCAACGGACGACGACCCAAGGATCCGCGGCAAACCCGAGGAATCGACGACGCCAACACCAGCAGCCAAGGAGCCTTGGACTCCGCCGACGCCCAGCACCGGCCCAGGAACACCAGCGTCATCGAGCCCAGGAGCAGCAACGGACGAAGCGACGAGGAGAGCCGTTAG